One Solibacillus sp. R5-41 DNA segment encodes these proteins:
- a CDS encoding aldo/keto reductase, with protein MYTGINKYAETWRALENLYKTGMIKAIGVCNFNISHLQDLLKSARVTPVINQVQFHPRLQQVDLRAFCTECNIRLEAWAPLMQGGLLEDHSIAKIEGNMGN; from the coding sequence ATGTATACAGGTATTAATAAATATGCAGAAACTTGGAGAGCGCTGGAAAATCTATATAAAACGGGTATGATCAAAGCTATCGGCGTATGTAACTTCAACATATCGCACCTACAAGACTTATTAAAATCAGCTCGCGTAACGCCAGTTATTAATCAAGTACAATTTCACCCACGTTTACAACAAGTAGACTTACGAGCATTTTGTACTGAATGCAATATCCGATTAGAAGCTTGGGCACCTTTAATGCAAGGTGGACTTCTGGAAGATCATTCAATTGCGAAAATCGAGGGAAATATGGGGAATTAA
- a CDS encoding L,D-transpeptidase family protein — MIYTVKAGDTLSQIARDFRTPLSVIINANQGINPDVLYIGQQIIIPGFPNTTPFQIEISVNNRWLRLFKNGVFQKQYPIAVGKMLYDTPLGNYIIVNKQPNPGGPFGTMWMSLSKEHYGIHGTNNPSSIGHAVSRGCIRMYNNDVEELASIVPIGTQVIIHP; from the coding sequence TTGATTTATACGGTGAAAGCTGGAGATACATTGTCGCAAATTGCTAGAGATTTTAGAACACCTTTATCGGTAATCATTAATGCAAATCAAGGTATCAATCCAGACGTTCTTTATATTGGGCAGCAAATAATAATACCAGGTTTTCCAAATACGACTCCTTTTCAAATTGAGATTTCTGTAAATAATCGATGGTTACGTTTATTTAAAAATGGTGTGTTTCAAAAGCAATATCCTATTGCTGTAGGAAAAATGCTGTATGATACTCCATTAGGGAATTATATTATTGTCAACAAGCAGCCAAATCCTGGTGGTCCATTCGGTACAATGTGGATGAGTTTATCGAAAGAACACTACGGTATTCATGGAACAAATAATCCTAGTTCTATCGGTCATGCTGTATCACGTGGCTGTATTCGTATGTATAATAATGATGTTGAGGAGTTAGCTAGTATTGTTCCTATAGGGACACAAGTTATTATCCATCCATAA